Proteins from one Leptolyngbya sp. FACHB-261 genomic window:
- a CDS encoding ATP-binding cassette domain-containing protein → MATTAKHDCDRLITVEQVHKYFPLPDGKGKFTVLSDVSLAVNAGEVVALLGRTGSGKSTLLQVMAGLIYPSEGRVFSNDKPLYGANDDRTAATGRR, encoded by the coding sequence ATGGCAACTACTGCAAAGCATGACTGTGACCGTCTCATCACTGTTGAACAGGTTCATAAGTATTTCCCTTTACCGGACGGCAAAGGCAAATTCACCGTTTTAAGTGACGTTAGTTTAGCTGTAAACGCAGGCGAAGTTGTTGCTTTATTGGGGCGCACTGGTAGTGGTAAAAGTACGCTATTGCAGGTTATGGCTGGCTTGATCTATCCCAGCGAGGGGCGAGTTTTCAGCAATGACAAGCCGCTGTACGGGGCCAACGATGATAGAACGGCTGCAACTGGCCGTCGATGA
- a CDS encoding orange carotenoid-binding protein, translating into MAITIDSARGIFPQTLSADAVPATIARFKQLSAEDQLAWTWFAYIEMGKTITVAAPGAASMQFAEGVLNQIRQMTPSEQTQAMCDLANNADTPLCRTYATWSANIKLGFWYQLGQWMDKGLVAPIPAGYQLSANASAVLQAVRELDQGQQITVLRSSVVDMGFDPGKLGDYTKVTEPVVAPKDLAQRTQVAIEGVTEPTVLSYMNNMNANDFGALIDLFAPDAALQPPFQRPIVGRDAILQFFNEECQNLNLIPERGVSEPTEDGYTQVKVTGKVQTPWFGAAVGMNMAWRFLLNPQGKIFFVAIDLLASPKELLNLIR; encoded by the coding sequence ATGGCAATTACGATTGACTCAGCTCGTGGTATTTTTCCACAAACCCTATCTGCTGATGCAGTACCAGCCACAATCGCAAGATTTAAGCAACTTAGCGCCGAAGACCAACTGGCATGGACTTGGTTTGCTTATATCGAGATGGGTAAGACCATCACGGTCGCCGCTCCAGGCGCTGCCAGTATGCAGTTTGCAGAAGGGGTCTTAAATCAAATTCGGCAAATGACTCCCTCTGAGCAAACCCAGGCTATGTGCGACCTGGCAAATAACGCTGATACGCCGCTTTGCCGTACCTATGCGACTTGGTCTGCAAATATCAAGCTAGGGTTCTGGTATCAACTTGGGCAGTGGATGGACAAGGGCCTTGTTGCTCCGATTCCAGCAGGCTATCAGCTTTCTGCTAACGCCTCGGCAGTACTGCAAGCGGTTAGAGAACTGGACCAGGGACAACAAATTACCGTCCTACGCAGTTCTGTGGTTGATATGGGGTTTGATCCAGGCAAGTTGGGCGACTATACCAAAGTCACCGAACCCGTTGTCGCTCCCAAGGACCTAGCCCAACGAACTCAGGTCGCCATCGAAGGGGTTACTGAGCCAACGGTGTTGAGCTACATGAACAACATGAATGCCAACGACTTTGGGGCTCTGATTGACCTATTTGCGCCTGATGCTGCCCTACAACCTCCTTTCCAAAGACCAATCGTCGGTAGAGATGCGATTCTTCAATTCTTCAATGAAGAATGCCAAAACCTCAATTTGATTCCGGAGCGAGGCGTTTCTGAACCCACAGAAGACGGCTACACCCAGGTGAAAGTCACGGGCAAAGTTCAAACTCCGTGGTTTGGTGCTGCTGTGGGCATGAATATGGCTTGGCGCTTCCTGCTCAATCCTCAAGGCAAGATTTTCTTTGTCGCAATTGATTTGTTGGCCTCTCCGAAAGAACTGTTGAATTTGATTCGATAG
- a CDS encoding GNAT family N-acetyltransferase — translation MLIRSATLADIPSVQAMVAKTCALHEVWDPVRYSFPPHPEQRYERWLGKRVADERSVFLVAENEVSEPGQPVALVAFLVAAIEREIPIYRLQEFGLIHELWVEPEYRNQGIGRELLLLAIKRLGQMGIKQIRLDVSVVNEPARRLYESCGFRPSTIEMLFEADSADSNESSEP, via the coding sequence ATGTTGATCCGTTCTGCGACTTTGGCTGATATTCCTTCGGTTCAGGCAATGGTGGCTAAAACCTGCGCTTTGCACGAGGTTTGGGACCCTGTTAGATACAGTTTTCCTCCACACCCTGAACAACGCTATGAGCGATGGCTGGGCAAGCGGGTGGCGGATGAGCGAAGTGTATTTTTGGTGGCGGAGAATGAGGTATCTGAGCCGGGGCAGCCGGTCGCATTAGTCGCATTTCTAGTAGCGGCAATTGAGCGTGAAATCCCAATTTATCGTCTGCAAGAGTTCGGCTTGATTCACGAGCTATGGGTTGAGCCCGAATACCGGAATCAGGGAATTGGGCGTGAACTGCTTTTGCTAGCGATTAAACGTTTGGGTCAAATGGGTATTAAACAAATCCGACTAGATGTTTCTGTTGTCAATGAACCCGCTCGACGGTTGTATGAATCTTGCGGTTTTCGGCCAAGTACTATAGAAATGTTGTTCGAAGCGGATTCTGCAGATTCTAACGAAAGCAGCGAGCCGTAA
- a CDS encoding PotD/PotF family extracellular solute-binding protein: MVSLSTMKRRQFVQRSSYFLLGLGLSACSFADGSSKGAKSSTAEREPSSATASGTLNIYTYTSYVNPKIQEKFTQNTGIQVIADTYDSNETMLAKIQARGGAGYSILSPSDYMVTQMVELGLLEPLDKSLLQGLNQLAEPFQNPAYDPNNAHSLPMTWGTTGIAYNSKLLPKAPTDWTSLWELKEEIKGRLTLADDVREVMGMTLHSLGYSYNSTDKSQIEEAYEKLRELKPTIASFNSDGWRPQMLSGDVVVSMAYSGDGLAIGDENPDIKYVIPAGGTSLWTDTIAIPKAAPNKAAAYAWVNALLQPENAAEISSANNFSTPNKAAIALVPEKLKNNPNWQPSEQILAKCERIQPVDEPTQALLDDYWTRLKSI, encoded by the coding sequence ATGGTATCTCTTTCAACCATGAAACGGCGACAGTTTGTCCAGCGCTCCAGCTATTTCTTGTTGGGGCTGGGGCTATCTGCTTGTAGCTTTGCAGATGGCTCTTCAAAGGGAGCAAAATCAAGCACTGCCGAACGTGAACCAAGTTCAGCTACCGCCAGCGGTACGCTCAACATTTATACCTATACCAGTTACGTCAATCCCAAGATTCAAGAGAAATTCACTCAGAATACAGGTATCCAAGTTATAGCCGATACTTACGACTCCAATGAAACCATGCTGGCCAAAATCCAGGCCAGAGGCGGGGCAGGCTACAGCATCCTGAGCCCAAGCGATTACATGGTGACCCAGATGGTCGAGTTGGGGTTGTTGGAGCCTCTGGACAAAAGCTTGCTCCAAGGGTTGAATCAACTGGCTGAACCCTTTCAGAACCCAGCCTATGACCCCAACAATGCCCATAGCTTGCCCATGACCTGGGGAACAACAGGGATTGCTTACAATTCCAAACTTCTGCCGAAAGCTCCGACCGATTGGACATCACTCTGGGAACTCAAAGAGGAGATCAAAGGCCGCCTGACTCTAGCCGATGATGTTAGAGAAGTCATGGGCATGACCCTACACTCTTTGGGGTATTCGTACAACTCCACTGATAAATCGCAGATCGAAGAAGCCTATGAAAAACTGCGGGAACTCAAGCCTACTATTGCCAGTTTCAACAGCGATGGTTGGCGACCTCAAATGCTCTCAGGCGATGTGGTTGTCTCTATGGCTTATTCAGGCGATGGGCTGGCGATCGGGGATGAGAACCCTGACATTAAATATGTGATTCCGGCTGGTGGTACCTCGCTCTGGACTGATACTATTGCCATTCCTAAAGCGGCCCCCAACAAGGCAGCAGCTTATGCCTGGGTCAATGCACTTTTACAACCTGAGAATGCAGCTGAGATCAGCAGTGCCAACAACTTTTCTACGCCGAACAAAGCAGCTATCGCTTTGGTTCCCGAAAAGTTGAAGAATAATCCCAACTGGCAACCCTCCGAGCAAATTTTGGCTAAGTGCGAGCGGATTCAACCGGTTGATGAGCCAACGCAAGCTCTGCTTGATGACTATTGGACTCGTTTGAAGAGTATCTAA
- a CDS encoding PAS domain S-box protein — translation MPTSQQIQAEIQARFGFVPPFFAPAQQHPQVLENLWQQTVSAYLDNPLPALFKEKLAAYLARYCATPYCLVCHSCTLSLLGMKAQEVLALLQSPGPTATDIQQFLEVLAGEMDALTDWPAPGSLLETSLLACSIFIFLERQETERCRGELHRLLGPLNYQHLITFIAYLKTCHLWVEAHPEVAYEADPRARNHLNALVQSESRLGNFFANYGERVRQEQQSKAELQAELTAHKQAEESLRQTHNELESRVRERTQELALLNEQLRAEIAERQRVQLSLQQREEHFRSLVHNIPGVIFRCAYDLAWTMEYVSDGIEELTGYPAADFIGNRERSFASIDHPEDLAMIAQVVQQGLDERQPWMLEYRIIRANGSVRWVYEKGQGIFNQDGSVCWIDGAVFDITERKQAEEEQRRQQELLQTIFEKIPVMVALFDERGRVKMTNPACETTLGWPAEEIQCRDLMVELYPNSQYRQSVLDCIRSAEGKWEDFRTRTRDGRILDTSWANVLLSDGTSIGIGQDITERKQAEAKLQQLYQRVQLLNTELEQQVQERTAQLQQSLEFEATLKRVTDKVRDGLDEGQILQTAVRELALALAVSCCNTALYDLDLATSTVYHEYALSGLPSAQGQVLQIVDFMEIYSQLLQGQCLQFCGIVAGSSRLHAAILACPIFDDQGILGDLWLFKPLNAVFTELEIRLIQQVANQCAIAIRQARLYQASQAQVAALEEINHLKDDFLSTVSHELRTPLSNMKMAIHMLRMFVSEERCERYLKILHDECARETELINDLLDLQRLEVGADCVHLETLQLQDWLPKIIEPFLLRVKDRQQTLDVELSADLPPLISNAAALERVLAELLNNACKYTASGGEIALKVGHIPERQAIIFVIHNQAEISATELTRIFEKFYRIPGADPWGQKGTGLGLALIQKLVERLGGEIGVESQAGQTTFTVELPQQGWV, via the coding sequence ATGCCAACCAGTCAACAGATTCAGGCAGAAATCCAAGCTCGGTTCGGCTTTGTCCCCCCTTTTTTCGCCCCGGCCCAGCAGCACCCACAAGTGCTGGAGAACCTCTGGCAGCAAACAGTCTCTGCCTACTTGGACAATCCTCTGCCTGCCCTGTTTAAGGAGAAGCTCGCTGCCTATCTAGCGCGCTACTGTGCGACTCCCTACTGCTTGGTCTGTCACAGCTGTACCTTGAGCCTCTTGGGCATGAAGGCCCAGGAGGTGTTAGCCCTACTCCAATCTCCTGGTCCGACGGCAACAGACATTCAGCAATTTCTCGAAGTGCTAGCAGGCGAGATGGATGCCCTAACAGATTGGCCAGCCCCAGGATCACTGCTCGAAACAAGCTTACTTGCCTGTAGCATTTTCATTTTTTTAGAACGACAAGAGACCGAGCGCTGTCGGGGTGAGTTGCATCGGCTGTTGGGACCCTTGAACTATCAACACTTAATCACCTTCATTGCCTATTTAAAAACCTGTCACCTATGGGTAGAAGCCCATCCCGAAGTGGCGTATGAAGCTGATCCACGCGCCCGCAATCATCTAAACGCTTTAGTACAAAGTGAATCCAGACTGGGCAACTTTTTCGCCAATTATGGGGAGCGAGTTAGGCAGGAACAACAGAGCAAGGCCGAGCTGCAAGCGGAGTTAACTGCGCACAAGCAGGCTGAGGAGTCGCTGCGACAGACTCATAACGAACTAGAAAGCCGAGTGAGAGAACGGACGCAGGAACTAGCACTTCTGAATGAACAGCTAAGGGCCGAAATTGCTGAGCGCCAGCGGGTGCAGCTCTCTCTCCAACAGCGTGAGGAGCATTTTAGATCGCTAGTTCATAACATCCCTGGCGTAATTTTTCGCTGTGCCTATGACTTGGCTTGGACGATGGAGTACGTCAGTGATGGCATTGAAGAGCTGACAGGTTATCCTGCTGCCGACTTTATCGGTAATCGGGAACGCTCCTTCGCCAGTATTGATCACCCTGAAGATTTAGCAATGATTGCGCAAGTCGTTCAGCAAGGATTGGACGAGCGACAACCTTGGATGCTCGAGTATCGGATCATTCGTGCCAACGGCAGCGTGCGTTGGGTCTATGAGAAGGGTCAGGGCATTTTCAACCAGGATGGTAGCGTGTGTTGGATTGATGGCGCAGTTTTTGACATCACTGAGCGCAAGCAAGCAGAGGAAGAACAAAGACGGCAGCAGGAGCTTCTACAGACCATCTTTGAGAAAATCCCTGTAATGGTGGCCCTCTTTGATGAGAGGGGTCGGGTCAAAATGACTAATCCCGCTTGCGAAACCACACTTGGATGGCCCGCAGAAGAGATACAGTGCCGTGATCTAATGGTCGAGCTTTATCCCAATTCCCAGTATCGTCAGAGCGTTTTAGATTGCATTCGTAGTGCAGAGGGAAAGTGGGAAGATTTTAGAACCAGGACGCGAGATGGAAGAATTTTAGATACCTCTTGGGCGAATGTGCTGCTGTCAGATGGCACGAGCATTGGCATTGGTCAAGATATTACTGAACGCAAGCAGGCAGAGGCCAAGCTGCAGCAGTTATACCAACGGGTGCAGTTGCTTAATACTGAACTTGAACAACAGGTGCAAGAGCGCACAGCTCAATTGCAACAGTCGTTAGAATTCGAAGCGACGCTAAAACGAGTCACTGATAAAGTCCGGGATGGTCTTGATGAGGGGCAGATTTTACAAACAGCTGTTCGAGAGTTGGCTTTGGCACTAGCGGTTAGCTGCTGCAATACGGCTTTATATGACCTTGACCTAGCCACTTCAACCGTCTACCACGAATATGCCCTATCAGGCTTGCCCTCTGCTCAAGGGCAGGTGCTGCAAATAGTTGACTTTATGGAGATTTATTCTCAGCTTTTGCAGGGGCAGTGCCTGCAATTTTGCGGCATTGTTGCTGGCTCTAGCCGTCTCCATGCCGCTATACTAGCTTGCCCCATTTTTGATGATCAAGGCATCTTAGGAGATCTATGGTTATTTAAACCGCTAAACGCAGTTTTCACTGAGTTAGAAATCCGCTTAATTCAGCAGGTGGCCAATCAATGTGCCATTGCAATTCGCCAGGCTCGTCTCTACCAAGCTTCTCAAGCGCAAGTCGCTGCCTTGGAGGAAATCAATCATCTTAAAGACGACTTTTTAAGCACGGTTTCCCATGAACTGCGAACGCCCTTGTCCAACATGAAAATGGCTATTCACATGCTGAGGATGTTTGTATCCGAAGAGCGGTGTGAACGCTATCTCAAGATTTTGCACGACGAGTGTGCTCGGGAAACAGAGCTTATCAACGATCTACTAGACTTGCAACGGCTTGAGGTCGGGGCGGACTGTGTTCATCTAGAAACGTTGCAACTACAAGACTGGCTGCCCAAGATTATTGAGCCGTTTCTGCTGCGGGTTAAAGACCGACAGCAAACTCTTGACGTTGAACTTTCTGCCGACCTACCTCCCTTGATTTCAAATGCTGCTGCTCTAGAGCGGGTTCTAGCAGAACTGCTAAATAATGCCTGTAAGTACACGGCTTCAGGAGGAGAAATTGCCTTGAAGGTAGGGCACATCCCAGAACGACAAGCAATCATTTTTGTCATTCACAACCAGGCCGAAATTTCAGCGACAGAATTGACTCGTATTTTCGAAAAGTTCTACCGCATTCCCGGTGCTGATCCCTGGGGACAAAAAGGCACTGGACTAGGGTTAGCACTCATTCAAAAACTGGTCGAGCGCTTGGGCGGAGAGATCGGTGTGGAGAGCCAAGCAGGTCAAACGACTTTCACTGTGGAACTACCTCAGCAAGGATGGGTTTAA
- a CDS encoding calcium-binding protein, producing the protein MTEYYYGTDGSDYLNWLSPENLVAYGNSGDDTLYGDAGNDSLYGGYGNDSLNGWHGDDALYGSYGNDSLDGGSGNDTLDGFSGYYNQEIDTLTGGSGSDTFVVGRFDGICYLGGSNGAGVDSSYALITDWDLTADYIQAYGDASNYYFSYGYWMGSSAQDTGLYTQSGDLIAVIQDSTDVSFTRDFRFVGNSTFETNCLPC; encoded by the coding sequence ATGACTGAGTATTACTACGGCACCGATGGCAGCGACTATCTAAACTGGCTCAGCCCTGAAAATCTTGTTGCTTACGGTAATAGTGGAGATGACACGTTGTATGGGGACGCGGGTAATGACAGTCTTTACGGAGGCTATGGTAATGACTCCTTAAACGGCTGGCATGGGGATGATGCTCTTTATGGGAGCTATGGCAACGACTCTTTAGACGGCGGAAGCGGCAACGACACACTAGATGGCTTCTCCGGCTACTACAATCAAGAAATTGATACTTTAACGGGTGGCAGCGGATCTGACACCTTTGTCGTCGGACGCTTTGACGGTATATGCTATTTGGGTGGCTCTAATGGGGCTGGGGTAGATTCATCCTATGCTCTGATCACTGATTGGGACTTAACTGCTGATTATATTCAGGCTTATGGTGACGCCAGTAATTACTATTTTAGTTATGGTTACTGGATGGGTAGTTCAGCTCAAGATACAGGGCTTTATACTCAAAGTGGAGATTTAATTGCGGTTATCCAAGATTCAACAGATGTTTCCTTTACTCGTGATTTCAGGTTTGTGGGCAACAGCACTTTCGAAACCAACTGCCTCCCTTGCTGA
- a CDS encoding methyltransferase domain-containing protein has product MGLFFWTLGLFLVLLVLGVAFYLITARRYQSSNSVANSYDEWTEDGILEFYWGDHIHLGHYGSPPQQKDFLAAKSDFVHEMVRWGGLDQLPPGTTVLDVGCGIGGSSRILARDYRFAVTGITISPQQVKRAQELTSKELNAQFLVDDAMSLSFPDASFDVVWSIEAGPHMPDKAIFARELMRVLKPGGVLVVADWNQRDDRQNPLNFWERPVMQQLLDQWSHPAFSSIEGFSELLEATGFVEGRVVTADWTEQTLPSWLDSIWQGVARPEGLVRFGPSGLVKSLREVPTLLLMRLAFGTGLCRFGMFRALRANSLAQTTEKVSTKAEV; this is encoded by the coding sequence ATGGGTTTGTTTTTCTGGACGCTTGGACTTTTCCTTGTCCTGCTCGTACTGGGCGTCGCGTTTTATCTAATCACGGCTCGCCGTTATCAGTCATCTAATTCTGTAGCCAATTCCTATGACGAATGGACTGAAGACGGTATTTTGGAGTTTTACTGGGGGGATCATATTCACTTAGGTCATTATGGTTCACCGCCCCAACAGAAGGATTTTCTAGCTGCGAAATCTGACTTTGTGCATGAAATGGTGCGTTGGGGTGGCTTAGATCAATTACCCCCCGGCACTACGGTCTTAGATGTTGGTTGTGGTATTGGGGGCAGCAGCCGCATCTTGGCACGGGATTATAGATTTGCAGTCACCGGTATCACCATCAGTCCCCAGCAGGTTAAACGCGCTCAAGAGTTAACTTCTAAGGAACTTAACGCGCAGTTTTTGGTGGATGATGCTATGTCACTTTCGTTTCCAGATGCGAGTTTTGATGTAGTTTGGTCGATTGAAGCTGGACCCCACATGCCAGATAAAGCCATTTTCGCTAGAGAGTTAATGAGAGTGCTAAAACCGGGTGGCGTGTTGGTTGTGGCTGATTGGAATCAGAGGGACGACCGCCAAAATCCGCTCAATTTCTGGGAGAGACCGGTCATGCAGCAGCTCCTCGATCAGTGGTCCCATCCTGCATTCTCAAGCATCGAAGGCTTTTCCGAGCTTTTAGAAGCAACAGGGTTTGTTGAGGGAAGAGTGGTAACAGCAGACTGGACGGAACAAACCCTTCCTTCTTGGCTAGATTCTATCTGGCAGGGAGTAGCTCGCCCAGAGGGATTGGTGCGATTTGGTCCATCTGGTTTGGTTAAATCTCTGCGCGAAGTACCGACCCTTCTGCTGATGCGGCTAGCCTTTGGCACAGGTCTTTGCCGATTCGGAATGTTCCGTGCCTTACGGGCTAACTCGCTGGCACAAACAACAGAAAAAGTTTCAACCAAAGCTGAAGTCTGA
- a CDS encoding Dps family protein: MPINIGIDEQDRQQIAEGLSKLLADTYTLYLKTHNFHWNVTGPMFQTLHLMFEQQYNELALAVDLIAERIRALGFPAPGTYKEFAQLSSIKEEEGVPTAEEMIRLLVEGQEAVVRTARSIFPVVDKANDEPTADLLTQRMQVHEKTAWMLRSLLAQ, encoded by the coding sequence ATGCCAATCAATATAGGCATTGATGAGCAGGACCGCCAGCAAATAGCTGAGGGACTTTCAAAGCTTCTAGCAGACACTTACACGCTTTACCTGAAAACTCACAACTTCCACTGGAATGTAACAGGGCCGATGTTTCAGACATTGCACCTGATGTTTGAACAGCAATACAACGAGCTAGCTCTGGCTGTTGACCTAATAGCTGAACGCATTCGGGCCCTAGGCTTTCCTGCCCCTGGGACATATAAGGAATTTGCACAGTTGTCCTCTATCAAGGAAGAGGAAGGCGTGCCAACAGCCGAGGAGATGATTCGGTTGCTGGTGGAAGGACAGGAAGCAGTAGTACGGACAGCCCGTTCAATATTTCCCGTAGTAGATAAGGCTAATGACGAGCCAACCGCAGACTTGCTAACTCAACGCATGCAGGTCCATGAGAAGACCGCCTGGATGCTGAGAAGCTTGCTTGCACAATAA
- a CDS encoding endonuclease/exonuclease/phosphatase family protein, producing the protein MTTFKVMTWNVENLYRFGNAFGPKTQEKYTEKLKSLAKVILALDPDVLALQEIGDLKALDELLALLQGRYPHTHISASPDPRGIRVGFLAKLAIEEHEEIAAFPEGSLLKVRGQDTEESITEITRMGRGALRILVRPKQDMAIHLINAHLKSKLLTFPPKANQPRFAPSDENERARVAGLALLRRTAEAVALRVKANELLENNAKQGLIILGDLNDVPSAATTQILQGPNGSEIGTAGFKHRDKGDDTRLFNLASLIPQERRYSRVYQTNKELIDHIFVSQELLPGQPRQLPKVDSHVDIGATLPSISDDPNQRRGEPGSDHAPITAIFNL; encoded by the coding sequence ATGACTACATTTAAGGTCATGACCTGGAACGTAGAAAACCTATACCGCTTCGGCAACGCCTTTGGTCCTAAAACACAAGAGAAGTATACTGAAAAGCTGAAGAGCTTAGCCAAGGTAATTTTGGCTCTTGATCCTGATGTGCTAGCTCTCCAAGAGATCGGGGATTTAAAGGCCCTTGATGAACTCCTTGCGTTGCTTCAGGGGCGTTATCCACATACCCACATCTCTGCTTCCCCAGATCCTCGTGGAATTCGGGTTGGCTTTCTTGCCAAATTGGCTATTGAGGAACATGAGGAAATTGCGGCGTTTCCTGAAGGTAGTTTACTCAAAGTGCGGGGTCAAGATACTGAAGAGAGCATAACTGAAATTACTCGCATGGGTCGAGGTGCTCTCCGCATTCTTGTCAGGCCTAAGCAAGATATGGCAATTCACTTGATTAATGCACACTTGAAATCAAAGCTACTCACCTTTCCGCCAAAAGCGAATCAACCGAGGTTTGCCCCTAGCGATGAAAACGAGCGTGCCCGAGTGGCTGGTTTAGCGCTTTTGAGACGGACGGCAGAGGCGGTTGCATTGCGGGTTAAAGCAAATGAGTTACTAGAGAACAATGCTAAGCAGGGGCTTATTATTCTAGGTGACCTGAATGATGTACCCTCTGCTGCTACTACTCAGATCTTGCAAGGTCCGAATGGCAGCGAGATTGGCACCGCTGGATTCAAACACCGAGATAAGGGGGATGATACTAGGTTGTTTAACTTAGCTTCTCTGATTCCTCAAGAGAGGAGATACTCGCGGGTTTACCAAACCAACAAAGAGCTAATCGATCATATTTTTGTCAGCCAGGAGCTATTGCCTGGACAGCCTCGCCAGTTACCTAAAGTCGACAGCCATGTCGATATTGGCGCCACTCTCCCCTCCATCAGCGATGACCCAAATCAGCGGCGGGGAGAACCGGGTTCGGATCACGCCCCGATTACAGCAATTTTTAATCTGTAA
- a CDS encoding SDR family oxidoreductase, with translation MNRLQGKRALITGGTSGIGLETAKQFLAEGARVAVTGQNPDTLAKAQEELGKEVIVIKSDAGDIGAQKLLAEEVTRAFDKLDVVFLNAGVGLFNPIEAWDEAAFDKQIAINFKGPYFLIQSLLPGLANPASIVLNTSINAHIGMPNSSVYGASKAAMLSLARTLSGELVGRGIRVNAVSPGPISTPIYGKLNIPAEVAQKMAEGIQEQVPLKRFGNPVEIAKAVVFLASDESSFMLGSEVIIDGGMSTL, from the coding sequence ATGAACCGCTTACAAGGAAAACGAGCCTTAATCACGGGCGGAACGTCAGGTATTGGGCTTGAAACGGCCAAGCAATTTCTAGCTGAGGGTGCACGTGTTGCGGTAACGGGGCAAAATCCGGACACCTTAGCGAAGGCACAGGAGGAATTAGGCAAAGAAGTGATTGTGATCAAGAGTGATGCGGGTGATATTGGTGCCCAAAAGCTCTTGGCAGAAGAAGTCACACGAGCCTTTGACAAACTTGATGTGGTATTTCTCAATGCTGGGGTTGGTCTCTTCAATCCTATAGAAGCCTGGGATGAAGCAGCTTTTGACAAACAGATTGCCATCAATTTCAAAGGCCCATACTTTCTGATTCAAAGTCTGCTGCCTGGACTTGCTAACCCCGCCTCGATTGTCCTGAACACATCGATCAATGCCCATATCGGCATGCCCAACTCTAGCGTCTATGGTGCCAGTAAGGCGGCTATGCTTTCGCTGGCAAGAACTCTATCTGGCGAACTGGTAGGCCGAGGAATTCGGGTCAATGCCGTCAGTCCTGGGCCTATCTCAACGCCGATTTATGGAAAGCTGAACATCCCGGCGGAAGTAGCGCAGAAGATGGCAGAGGGAATCCAAGAGCAGGTCCCTCTGAAACGATTTGGCAACCCGGTGGAGATAGCAAAGGCAGTTGTGTTTTTGGCCTCCGATGAATCCTCGTTCATGCTGGGTAGTGAGGTGATCATTGACGGCGGCATGAGCACGCTGTAG
- a CDS encoding MetQ/NlpA family ABC transporter substrate-binding protein, giving the protein MKRFVYALVAFLTFITVVVSGCGASQTAAPSGSTGAGQSLAIKVGASPVPHAEILNFVKDNLATQAGLDLQIVEFTDYVQPNLALKDAQIDANFFQHVPYMEDFGKERGIDMVAVTKVHIEPLGIYSRKVKSLTEVPEKGLTAIPNDATNAGRALLLLANNNLLQLKQGVGVAATVQDITGNSKDLEIKELEAAQLPRALDDVSIAVINGNYALESDLKPSQDALALESAKDNPYANVLAVLRGRENDPPVQTLAKLLNSPEVKQFIDDKYQGAVIPAF; this is encoded by the coding sequence ATGAAGAGGTTTGTTTACGCACTTGTAGCATTTCTGACATTTATTACTGTGGTTGTTTCTGGCTGTGGAGCCAGCCAAACTGCTGCACCTTCCGGGTCAACAGGAGCGGGGCAAAGTCTTGCGATCAAAGTGGGTGCCTCACCCGTTCCACACGCTGAAATTCTAAATTTCGTCAAGGATAATCTGGCAACTCAAGCTGGCTTAGATCTGCAAATCGTCGAATTTACCGACTATGTTCAGCCCAATTTGGCCTTAAAAGATGCTCAGATCGATGCCAACTTTTTCCAACATGTGCCCTATATGGAAGATTTTGGCAAAGAGCGAGGCATCGATATGGTTGCCGTTACTAAGGTGCATATCGAGCCCTTAGGAATCTACTCCAGAAAGGTTAAGTCTCTGACTGAGGTGCCGGAGAAGGGCCTTACGGCTATTCCCAATGATGCTACTAATGCGGGTCGAGCCTTGCTGCTTTTGGCCAACAATAATCTCCTGCAACTGAAGCAGGGCGTAGGGGTTGCAGCAACTGTGCAGGACATCACAGGTAACTCTAAAGATCTGGAGATTAAGGAACTCGAAGCGGCCCAGTTGCCACGGGCTCTCGATGATGTTTCGATTGCTGTGATTAATGGCAACTATGCGTTGGAATCTGACCTGAAGCCCAGCCAAGATGCCTTGGCTTTAGAGTCGGCCAAAGATAACCCCTACGCCAATGTTTTAGCCGTGCTGCGAGGCCGGGAGAATGATCCTCCAGTGCAAACTTTAGCCAAGCTGCTGAACTCACCTGAGGTCAAACAATTTATTGATGATAAGTATCAAGGGGCAGTGATTCCTGCGTTCTGA